One window of Medicago truncatula cultivar Jemalong A17 chromosome 2, MtrunA17r5.0-ANR, whole genome shotgun sequence genomic DNA carries:
- the LOC11446121 gene encoding probable serine/threonine-protein kinase At1g54610: protein MGCVFGKQSSVEERREEVREVKVDVGGGGSGREVENVKEGGEEKRVRPSGERRRRSSKANPRLSNPPNNVHGEQVAAGWPSWLSKVAGEAINGLVPRRADTFEKLDKIGQGTYSNVYKARDTLTGKVVALKKVRFDNLEPESVKFMAREILILRRLDHPNVVKLEGLVTSRMSCSLYLVFEYMAHDLAGLATNPAIKFTEPQVKCYMHQLFSGLEHCHNRHVLHRDIKGSNLLIDNDGVLKIADFGLASFFDPDHKHPMTSRVVTLWYRPPELLLGATEYGVGVDLWSAGCILAELLAGKPIMPGRTEVEQLHKIFKLCGSPSEDYWKKSKLPHATIFKPQQSYKRCIAETFKNFPPSSLPLIETLLAIDPDERLTATAALHSEFFTTKPYACDPSSLPKYPPSKEMDAKLRDEEARRLRAAGRSNADGVKKSRPRERVRRGLPVPDANAELQANIDRRRLITHANAKSKSEKFPPPHQDGDLGYPLGSSQHMDPVFDASDVPFSSTNLSLPKADIHTWSGPLVDPGSIGAPRRKKKHGR, encoded by the exons ATGGGTTGTGTGTTCGGTAAACAGTCATCAGTGGAAGAGAGGAGAGAGGAAGTGAGAGAAGTGAAAGTAGATGTGGGTGGTGGTGGTAGTGGTAGAGAGGTTGAGAATGTGAAAGAGGGTGGAGAGGAGAAGAGAGTAAGGCCTAGTGGGGAGAGAAGGAGAAGATCTTCGAAGGCGAATCCGAGGTTGAGTAATCCACCTAATAATGTTCATGGTGAACAGGTTGCAGCTGGTTGGCCTTCTTGGCTTTCTAAGGTTGCTGGTGAAGCTATTAATGGATTGGTTCCTAGGAGAGCTGATACTTTTGAGAAGCTTGATAAG ATTGGGCAAGGTACATACAGCAATGTTTACAAAGCTAGGGATACTTTAACAGGGAAGGTTGTAGCCTTAAAGAAGGTCCGTTTCGACAATTTAGAGCCTGAGAGTGTGAAGTTCATGGCCAGAGAGATTCTGATTCTGCGTCGTTTGGATCATCCCAATGTTGTCAAACTAGAAGGCTTAGTGACATCTAGAATGTCATGCAGTTTATATCTTGTGTTTGAATACATGGCACATGATCTGGCTGGACTTGCTACAAACCCTGCAATTAAGTTCACGGAGCCTCAG GTAAAATGTTACATGCATCAGCTATTTTCTGGGCTGGAACATTGTCACAACCGTCACGTGCTGCATCGTGATATAAAGGGTTCAAACCTTCTTATTGATAATGATGGAGTTCTCAAGATTGCTGATTTTGGATTAGCTTCCTTCTTTGATCCCGATCACAAGCACCCTATGACCAGTAGAGTCGTGACTTTATGGTATCGACCTCCAGAACTTCTTCTTGGAGCCACTGAATATGGTGTAGGCGTGGACCTCTGGAGTGCTGGCTGCATTCTTGCAGAATTGTTGGCTGGAAAACCCATCATGCCTGGTCGAACAGAG GTGGAACAGCTACATAAGATATTTAAGCTATGCGGTTCTCCTTCTGAAGACTATTGGAAAAAGTCAAAGTTGCCGCATGCTACCATTTTTAAGCCCCAACAATCATACAAGCGATGCATAGCGGAGACTTTTAAGAATTTTCCGCCATCATCCCTGCCATTGATCGAGACCCTTCTTGCAATCGATCCAGATGAACGTCTGACTGCCACTGCTGCACTGCATAGTGAA TTCTTTACTACTAAACCATATGCCTGTGATCCCTCCAGCCTTCCTAAATATCCTCCCAGCAAGGAGATGGATGCGAAGCTACGGGATGAAGAAGCCAGAAG ATTGAGAGCAGCTGGTAGATCAAATGCTGATGGTGTCAAGAAATCACGTCCACGTGAGCGAGTAAGGAGGGGACTTCCCGTTCCAGATGCCAATGCTGAACTGCAAGCAAATATTGAT AGACGGCGATTGATCACACACGCAAATGCTAAGAGCAAGAGTGAGAAATTTCCTCCTCCCCACCAAGACGGAGATCTAGGCTATCCTTTGGGTTCTTCACAACACATGGATCCAGTTTTCGATGCTTCCGATGTTCCATTCAGTTCCACAAACTTGTCACTACCCAAAGCAGATATCCATACTTGGTCTGGTCCATTGGTAGATCCTGGCAGCATTGGTGCACCgaggagaaagaagaaacaCGGCAGGTGA
- the LOC11439328 gene encoding inactive beta-amylase 9 — MEISVIGNSQVKFGRTDFACRELGYVILKNNCRFSKGGVCFGQNLRLKKGGGIGLKAIHAEPVREMKNKPSGSRTRSKQADGVRLFVGLPLDTVSHDCNSINHSKAIAAGLKALKLLGVEGVELPIWWGIVEKEAMGKYDWSGYLAIAEMIQKVGLKLHVSLCFHGSKKPNIPLPKWISEIGESQPSIFFTDRSGQVYKECLSLAVDNLPVLNGKTPVQVYQSFCESFKSKFSPFMKSTITGISMGLGPDGKLRYPSHHELPSNGKTQGVGEFQCYDQNMLSLLKQQAESSGNPLWGLGGPHDVPTYDQSPYSNSFFKDGGSWESSYGDFFLSWYSSQLIAHGDSLLSLASSTFGDTGISIYGKIPLMHSWYGTRSHPSELTAGFYNTANLDGYEQVAQMFAKNSCKIILPGMDLSDANQPNETHSSPELLLSQTMTTFRNHGVSISGQNSSELGVPGGFEQMKKNLSGDNVLDLFSYQRMGAYFFSPEHFPSFTELVRSLNQPKLHLDDLPTEEEEGAESAVMSQESSVSMQAA, encoded by the exons ATGGAAATTTCTGTTATTGGTAACTCTCAAGTGAAGTTTGGAAGAACTGATTTTGCTTGTAGAGAACTTGGTTATGTTATTTTGAAGAATAATTGTAGATTTTCAAAGGGTGGTGTTTGTTTTGGTCAGAATTTAAGGTTGAAGAAAGGTGGTGGAATAGGTTTGAAAGCTATTCATGCTGAACCTGTTAGAGAGATGAAGAACAAGCCTTCTGGATCTAGAACAAGATCCAAGCag GCAGATGGTGTAAGATTATTTGTGGGACTGCCCTTAGATACAGTTTCTCATGACTGCAATTCAATAAACCATTCTAAAGCAATTGCAGCAGGGCTTAAAGCTTTGAAACTATTAGGAGTTGAAGGTGTTGAATTACCTATTTGGTGGGGAATTGTTGAGAAAGAAGCCATGGGAAAATATGATTGGTCAGGCTATCTTGCGATTGCTGAGATGATTCAGAAAGTGGGTCTCAAGCTTCATGTTTCCCTTTGCTTTCATGGATCTAAAAAACCAAATATCCCTTTACCTAAATGGATATCTGAGATTGGTGAATCGCAACCGAGTATTTTCTTTACGGATCGGTCAGGACAGGTTTACAAAGAATGTCTTTCGCTTGCGGTCGACAATCTTCCTGTTCTTAATGGAAAGACTCCGGTCCAAGTATATCAGAGTTTTTGTGAGAGCTTCAAGTCTAAATTCTCTCCATTCATGAAGTCTACAATCACG GGCATTTCAATGGGTTTAGGACCAGACGGCAAGCTTCGATATCCATCTCATCACGAGCTACCGAGTAATGGTAAAACTCAAGGAGTTGGGGAATTCCAATGTTATGATCAAAACATGCTAAGTTTACTCAAACAACAAGCTGAATCATCTGGAAATCCTTTATGGGGGCTTGGCGGTCCCCATGATGTGCCTACCTATGACCAATCACCATACTCCAACAGCTTCTTCAAGGATGGTGGTTCTTGGGAGTCTTCATATGGGGACTTCTTCCTTTCATGGTATTCTTCTCAGCTCATAGCACATGGAGATTCTCTCCTTTCATTAGCATCTTCTACTTTTGGCGACACCGGGATTTCAATATACGGAAAAATTCCACTTATGCACTCTTGGTATGGAACTCGATCGCATCCATCTGAGCTAACAGCAGGGTTCTATAACACAGCCAACCTAGATGGTTATGAACAGGTGGCACAGATGTTTGCTAAAAACTCATGCAAAATCATATTACCTGGAATGGACCTTTCAGATGCAAATCAACCGAATGAAACTCATTCAAGTCCCGAGTTGCTACTTTCGCAAACTATGACAACTTTCAGAAACCATGGTGTGAGTATTTCAGGTCAAAACTCGTCAGAGCTTGGTGTTCCGGGCGGATTTGAACAAATGAAGAAGAACTTGTCAGGAGATAATGTACTTGACTTGTTCTCATATCAGAGAATGGGAGCATATTTCTTTTCTCCTGAGCATTTTCCTTCGTTCACTGAGTTAGTTCGGAGCCTTAATCAACCGAAACTCCATTTAGATGATCTCCCTACCGAGGAGGAAGAAGGCGCCGAATCTGCAGTTATGAGCCAAGAGTCAAGTGTGAGCATGCAAGCAGCCTAA
- the LOC11445635 gene encoding uncharacterized protein translates to MALGGIIHFNTLFMHQPLTHLHRFKPHFFSTPPPNSPISLKSSPLSSSFSSMATHFNISQLPSSPSLSIGQHDLLIVGPGVLGRLVAHQWRQEYEGSQVFGQTMTTDHHEELVQLGISPALNWTKSEHKFPYVIVCAPPYQSLDYLGDLRQAAECWNGEGSFLYTSSSAPYDCNDNGLCDEDTPVVPIGRSPRTDVLLKAENIVLEFGGSVVRLSGLYKEGKGAHAYYLEKGIVESRPDHVLNLIHYEDAASLSVAILKKKFRGRIFLGCDNHPLSRQELMDLVDKSGKFSKKFEKFTGTDDPLGKKLNNSKTRQEVGWEPKYSSFAHFLETL, encoded by the exons ATGGCATTAGGAGGAATTATCCATTTCAACACTCTCTTCATGCACCAACCACTAACACACTTACACCGTTTCAAGCCCCATTTCTTCTCAACTCCACCACCCAATTCCCCAATTTCTCTAAAGTCATCACCtttatcttcatcattctcttcCATGGCTACCCATTTCAACATCTCACAATTgccttcttctccttctctttcAATTGGACAACATGACCTTCTCATCGTTGGTCCTGGTGTTCTTGGTCGTTTGGTCGCTCATCAATGGCGTCAG GAATATGAGGGTAGTCAAGTTTTTGGACAAACAATGACTACTGATCATCATGAAGAGTTGGTTCAATTGGGTATTAGTCCTGCTTTGAATTGGACCAAATCCGAGCATAAATTTCCCTATGTCATTGTATGTGCTCCTCCTTATCAATCCTTGGACTATCTTGGTGATCTTAG GCAGGCTGCAGAATGCTGGAACGGAGAAGGTTCTTTTCTGTATACATCAAGTTCTGCTCCTTATGATTGTAACGATAATGGTTTATGCGATGAG GATACTCCGGTCGTGCCAATTGGGAGGAGCCCGAGAACTGATGTCCTTCTAAAAGCTGAAAATATTGTGCTCGAGTTTGGTGGTTCGGTTGTTAGACTGTCTGGACTTTAT AAAGAAGGTAAAGGTGCACATGCTTATTATTTAGAGAAGGGGATCGTTGAATCAAGACCTGATCATGTACTGAATCTCATACATTATGAG GATGCAGCTtccctctccgttgcaattttgaagaaaaaatttcgTGGACGAATTTTCTTGGGTTGTGACAATCATCCTTTGTCCAG GCAAGAACTGATGGATCTAGTCGACAAAAGTGGGAAGTTCAGTAAAAAGTTCGAGAAATTCACAG GAACTGATGATCCTCTTGGTAAGAAATTGAACAACTCAAAAACACGCCAAGAAGTTGGGTGGGAGCCAAAGTACTCTAGCTTTGCTCATTTCCTTGAGACCCTATGA